The DNA sequence GTATAAATCGCCGACGGCATCAAGCAGTTTATGACGCACGAATTCATCGTCAAAACGCAATCCCTGCTCGTTCATAATACGAAATTCATCCACCACAACCGCATTATCCAAGCTGCCGCCTAAGGCTAAGCCGTGGCTTTGCAAAAATTCAATATCGCGCAAAAAGCCGAAAGTACGCGCGCGGCTAATATCGCGGATGTAATCGCGCGTGGAAAAATCCAAGCGCACATGATCATTGCGATGGCGAAAGACAGGATGGTTAAAAGCAATGGTAAAGTCTAGGCGGTAGCCTTGATAAGGCGAAAGCCGCGCCCATTTATCACCTTCGCGCACTTCAATGCTTTCATTGATGCGGATAAAGCGTTTTGCCCCGTCTTGCTCGCGGATGCCCGCCTGTTGCAGGAGATAAATAAAGGGAGCGGCGCTGCCGTCCATAATCGGCACTTCAGGCGAATTCAGCTCGATATAGAGGTTATCGATGCCTAAGCCGGCAAGGGCGGACATCAGATGCTCGACGGTCGCGATGCGCACGCCGTCTACAACCATTGCGGTGCATAATTGCGTGTCGCGTACATCGCGCGCATTAACAGGCACTTCCGCCATAGGATGGATATCCGTACGGCGAAAGACGATACCTGTGCCGACAGGCGCGGGCAGTAGGCGGATATCGCATTGCTTGCCGCTATGCACGCCGATGCCGGAACCTGAAATGGCTTGCTTGATGGTACGCTGACGCAGCATTATTTTGCCTTTCTGCGCAGGATTGAAGGGATATTCAAACCGCTTAAATGCCCATCGCCTTTTTGTCCGACTTTTTGAGTGTTTTCCGCTGCAGGGTTAATAGGCATTTCTGCAGCAGGGATAGTTTGCGCATTGTTCGGCGTACCGAAGCCGAAGAGATTGCCACTGTCAAAGGCATCTTCTTCATCGCTGATTCCGGTGGCTAGTAAGGTAACGCGTACCACGTCTTCCGGAATGCTTTCGTCATCATACATACCGGCAATAACCAAGGGATCCGGATAATGCAAAGCCGATTCAATCAGTTTGCCCGCGGTTGTGAAGTCTTTTTTAGTGACTTTGCGAGCAGATACGCTAAACATAATGCCGGTGGCGCGTGAAATATCGATATTTTCCAATAAAGGCGAAGAAATCGCCTTATGCGTTGCGGTGGCGGCACGATCCGGTCCTTGCGCTTCGCCTGAGCCCAAAATAGCGATACCGCGTGCGGACATGATGGTTTTAATATCGGCAAAATCGATATTGAGTTGTCCGTGTTTTTGGATAACGCCGACAATGCTGCGTACACCGTTTTTTAGTACATCATCCACGGCGCGGAAAGCCTCATTCATCGGCATATCATCGCTCATCACTTCCGAAATA is a window from the Suttonella indologenes genome containing:
- the ftsZ gene encoding cell division protein FtsZ, with the translated sequence MGIEFVGQEDSRSETGSPVLIRVVGVGGGGCNAVKHMSDFDLQGVELICANTDLQALRNSPVQQKLQLGVETTRGMGAGSQPEVGRAAAEEDRKRIREVLEGADMIFIAAGMGGGTGTGAAPVIAEVAREIGITTLAIVTKPFDFEGSRRMRIAEQGVEALKANVDCLVVIPNERISEVMSDDMPMNEAFRAVDDVLKNGVRSIVGVIQKHGQLNIDFADIKTIMSARGIAILGSGEAQGPDRAATATHKAISSPLLENIDISRATGIMFSVSARKVTKKDFTTAGKLIESALHYPDPLVIAGMYDDESIPEDVVRVTLLATGISDEEDAFDSGNLFGFGTPNNAQTIPAAEMPINPAAENTQKVGQKGDGHLSGLNIPSILRRKAK
- the lpxC gene encoding UDP-3-O-acyl-N-acetylglucosamine deacetylase codes for the protein MLRQRTIKQAISGSGIGVHSGKQCDIRLLPAPVGTGIVFRRTDIHPMAEVPVNARDVRDTQLCTAMVVDGVRIATVEHLMSALAGLGIDNLYIELNSPEVPIMDGSAAPFIYLLQQAGIREQDGAKRFIRINESIEVREGDKWARLSPYQGYRLDFTIAFNHPVFRHRNDHVRLDFSTRDYIRDISRARTFGFLRDIEFLQSHGLALGGSLDNAVVVDEFRIMNEQGLRFDDEFVRHKLLDAVGDLYMLGAPLLAWYQGYKSGHDLNNKLCLAVLETQGVWEWTGLDPNQQHSLDYGYGKQDFLAYA